A section of the Jannaschia sp. S6380 genome encodes:
- the iolC gene encoding 5-dehydro-2-deoxygluconokinase has protein sequence MSALLDGIRRNRFVIVGRVGMDLYPAPGVATEDAEGFTADMGGSSANTAAGIVKLGGRASLVTRVSDDSVGRFCLNRLRQYGVATDHVTPVGGEARNSLALYESRVEGHQSVIYRNGAADFEMTAEDVEAVDYTRFGALVTAGTVFAAEPSRSAAFRAFDLARAAGLPIIFDIDYRPYSWPGPEVAQQVLSHAGAQSDMIVGNDEEFGFMAGGLDQGYAKARELAAADRIVIYKMGERGAVTLSDGAEFRTGIYAVDALKPTGAGDSFMAGLLSSIAGGSDLRTAVLRASACAAIVVGRPGCAPAMPTPAELDRFLADHPGPTDPAGEPDAHRAP, from the coding sequence ATGAGTGCGCTTCTCGATGGCATCCGCCGCAACCGCTTCGTCATCGTCGGCCGCGTGGGGATGGACCTGTATCCCGCCCCGGGCGTCGCGACCGAAGATGCCGAGGGTTTCACGGCCGACATGGGTGGCTCCTCGGCCAATACGGCCGCGGGGATCGTCAAGTTGGGCGGGCGGGCAAGCCTCGTGACGCGGGTGTCGGACGACTCCGTCGGGCGGTTTTGCCTGAACCGCCTGCGCCAGTACGGCGTGGCCACCGATCATGTCACGCCCGTGGGCGGCGAGGCGCGCAATTCGCTGGCTCTCTACGAAAGCCGGGTCGAGGGGCACCAGTCGGTCATCTATCGCAATGGTGCCGCCGATTTCGAGATGACCGCGGAAGATGTCGAGGCGGTGGACTACACCCGGTTCGGCGCACTGGTGACGGCGGGCACGGTCTTCGCGGCCGAGCCGTCGCGCAGCGCCGCCTTCCGCGCCTTCGACCTAGCGCGCGCGGCCGGGCTGCCGATTATCTTCGACATCGACTACCGCCCCTACAGCTGGCCAGGCCCGGAGGTCGCGCAGCAAGTCCTGTCGCACGCCGGCGCGCAATCGGACATGATCGTCGGCAATGACGAGGAGTTCGGCTTCATGGCCGGCGGTTTGGACCAGGGCTACGCCAAGGCGCGCGAACTGGCCGCCGCCGACCGGATCGTCATCTACAAGATGGGCGAACGGGGCGCCGTAACCCTGTCCGACGGCGCCGAGTTTCGAACCGGGATCTATGCCGTCGACGCGCTCAAGCCGACGGGGGCGGGCGACAGCTTCATGGCCGGATTGCTGTCGTCGATCGCCGGCGGATCCGACCTTCGCACGGCGGTGCTGCGCGCGTCGGCCTGCGCGGCGATCGTGGTCGGTCGTCCGGGCTGCGCGCCCGCGATGCCCACGCCCGCCGAACTGGACCGCTTCCTGGCAGACCATCCAGGCCCCACAGATCCCGCAGGAGAACCCGATGCACATCGCGCCCCATGA
- a CDS encoding phytanoyl-CoA dioxygenase family protein, whose product MRSFTDRTADPDTIAEELLSGAGAVRITGLIDDDQIAEARSIVMAESDRDPGKVTHFQGEAEETGRIELQRRVWNLLAKGEVFSRMAAHPVLMRVLRRFLGSEFIMGSIAANRILPGGPGQEPHIDYPYWDFHEPGTHPMRLNGSFPMNAQVSVILDPFTEESGATAYVPGSQRHLRYPGPEDEFHEKCARMTGAPGDVVLFYGATWHCAMPNRSARDRSAILIQYLPKWVKPMEDLPAGLPASFVDAADDDIRQLIGLNFPYPEVLDQAAGGNTVGRG is encoded by the coding sequence ATGCGGAGTTTTACCGACCGGACCGCCGACCCCGATACGATCGCCGAGGAGTTGTTGAGTGGGGCGGGAGCGGTGCGGATCACCGGGCTGATCGACGACGACCAGATCGCCGAGGCCCGGTCGATCGTGATGGCTGAGTCCGACCGCGACCCCGGAAAGGTCACGCATTTCCAGGGCGAGGCCGAGGAGACGGGCCGGATCGAACTGCAGCGGCGCGTTTGGAACCTGCTGGCGAAGGGCGAGGTCTTTTCGCGGATGGCGGCCCATCCCGTCCTGATGCGCGTCCTGCGCCGCTTTCTGGGAAGCGAGTTCATCATGGGGTCGATCGCGGCCAATCGCATCCTGCCCGGCGGGCCGGGGCAGGAGCCGCATATCGACTATCCCTACTGGGATTTCCACGAACCCGGCACGCATCCGATGCGGCTGAACGGCTCGTTTCCCATGAACGCGCAGGTCTCGGTCATCCTGGACCCGTTCACCGAGGAGAGCGGCGCGACGGCCTATGTTCCCGGCAGCCAGCGGCATCTGCGATATCCGGGCCCCGAGGACGAATTCCACGAGAAATGCGCGCGAATGACCGGTGCGCCGGGTGATGTGGTGCTTTTCTACGGCGCGACTTGGCATTGCGCGATGCCGAACCGGTCGGCACGTGACCGCAGCGCGATCCTGATTCAGTACCTGCCGAAATGGGTCAAGCCGATGGAGGATCTGCCCGCCGGGCTGCCGGCCTCGTTCGTCGACGCGGCAGACGACGACATCCGCCAGCTGATCGGTCTGAACTTTCCCTACCCCGAGGTTCTGGACCAGGCGGCGGGCGGCAACACCGTGGGGCGGGGATGA
- the iolD gene encoding 3D-(3,5/4)-trihydroxycyclohexane-1,2-dione acylhydrolase (decyclizing), with the protein MANEIVKLTTTQAIVRFLAAQYIEIDGEEVRICGGGFGIFGHGNVTCLGEALWDARDVLPLYRGQNEQGMGFAAAGYAKQWLRRRFMFCTASAGPGTANLLTSAALAHANRLPLLMLCGDTYVTRLPDPVLQQLEHFGDPTLGVNDAFRAVTRFWDRITHPAQVLQSLPAALATMLDPADCGPAFIGLPQDVQGWTYDYPARFFDKRVHRIRRQAADAGELAQARDLLRGAARPMIIAGGGVQYSGATEELTRFAEAHDIPVVETIAGRANLLQHHPLNIGPVGVTGSDSANAIAERADVILAVGTRLQDFTTGSWTAFAPDARIIGVNVARHDAAKHLSLPVVGDARLALAALGDLDGYRAPSDWVDFARDARAEWIVYTDAVTRPGNGPNSYAQAIRVVNDLCHPRDRIVAAAGGLPAEITAHWQTKAIGTVDVEFGFSCMGYEIAGGWGARIAQAEREPERETIVLTGDGSYLLMNSDIYSSVLTGKKLIVCVLDNGGFAVINKLQNNTGLESFNNLIADCPTVPDPFTVDFAAHAAAMGARAETVGTMAEFAETFKRAQTADRTCVIVMKVDAYEGWTTQGHAWWEVGTPHATEHPKVAAAHGEVETGRARQRKGI; encoded by the coding sequence ATGGCGAACGAGATAGTGAAACTGACCACGACGCAGGCGATCGTCCGGTTTCTCGCCGCCCAGTATATCGAGATCGACGGCGAGGAGGTCCGCATCTGCGGCGGCGGTTTCGGGATCTTCGGCCATGGCAACGTCACCTGTCTGGGCGAGGCGCTCTGGGATGCGCGGGACGTCTTGCCGCTCTACCGCGGGCAGAACGAGCAGGGGATGGGGTTCGCCGCCGCGGGCTATGCCAAGCAGTGGTTGCGTCGGCGGTTCATGTTCTGCACGGCGAGCGCGGGGCCTGGGACGGCGAACCTGCTGACCAGCGCGGCGCTGGCCCATGCCAACCGGCTGCCGCTTCTTATGCTCTGCGGTGATACCTATGTCACGCGGCTGCCCGACCCCGTTCTCCAGCAGCTGGAACATTTCGGCGACCCGACGTTGGGGGTGAACGACGCATTCCGCGCCGTGACGCGGTTCTGGGACCGGATCACCCATCCGGCACAGGTCCTCCAGTCGCTTCCGGCCGCACTGGCCACCATGCTGGATCCGGCGGATTGCGGCCCCGCCTTCATCGGCCTGCCGCAGGACGTGCAGGGCTGGACCTATGACTATCCGGCCCGATTCTTCGACAAGCGTGTGCACCGGATCCGCCGTCAGGCCGCGGATGCAGGCGAACTGGCCCAGGCGCGCGACCTGCTGCGCGGGGCGGCGCGCCCGATGATCATCGCGGGCGGCGGCGTGCAGTATTCGGGCGCCACGGAGGAGCTGACCCGCTTCGCCGAGGCGCATGACATCCCCGTGGTCGAGACCATCGCCGGACGCGCAAACCTGTTGCAGCACCATCCCCTCAATATCGGGCCGGTCGGGGTCACGGGTTCCGACAGCGCCAACGCCATCGCCGAACGCGCCGATGTCATCCTGGCCGTGGGCACCCGGTTGCAGGACTTCACGACCGGGTCCTGGACAGCCTTCGCGCCCGATGCGCGCATCATAGGCGTGAACGTCGCGCGCCACGACGCGGCCAAGCACCTGTCGCTTCCGGTGGTGGGGGATGCCAGGCTGGCGCTGGCGGCGCTGGGCGATCTGGACGGCTATCGCGCGCCGTCAGACTGGGTGGATTTCGCCCGCGATGCCCGCGCCGAATGGATCGTCTATACCGATGCCGTCACGCGACCGGGCAATGGGCCGAACTCCTATGCCCAGGCGATCCGCGTGGTGAACGACCTGTGCCATCCGCGCGACCGCATCGTGGCCGCGGCCGGCGGGCTGCCGGCCGAGATCACGGCCCATTGGCAGACGAAGGCCATCGGCACCGTGGACGTGGAATTCGGTTTCTCCTGCATGGGATACGAGATCGCGGGCGGCTGGGGCGCGCGCATCGCGCAGGCCGAACGCGAGCCCGAGCGAGAGACCATCGTCCTGACGGGCGACGGGTCCTACCTGCTGATGAACTCCGACATCTATTCTTCGGTCCTGACCGGCAAGAAGCTGATCGTCTGCGTTCTCGACAATGGCGGCTTCGCGGTCATCAACAAGCTGCAGAACAACACCGGGCTGGAGAGTTTCAACAACCTGATTGCCGATTGTCCCACCGTGCCCGACCCCTTCACCGTCGATTTCGCCGCCCATGCCGCCGCCATGGGCGCACGTGCCGAAACGGTCGGGACGATGGCCGAGTTCGCCGAGACATTCAAACGGGCGCAGACCGCCGACCGGACCTGCGTCATCGTGATGAAGGTCGATGCCTACGAGGGCTGGACGACCCAGGGCCATGCCTGGTGGGAGGTCGGGACGCCGCATGCCACCGAGCATCCCAAGGTCGCCGCCGCTCATGGCGAAGTCGAGACCGGGCGTGCGCGCCAGAGGAAGGGCATCTGA
- a CDS encoding Gfo/Idh/MocA family oxidoreductase — MTDIGIGIVGGGYMGKAHAVAMSAVAAAFDTALRPRLEMICARSAASAETYRAAYGFARASDDWRKLVADDAVEAVIIASPQETHRAIAEAALARGKPVFCEKPLGATVEDSRAMAHAARGKVAMIGFNYIRTPASQFARKLIADGTIGEVTWFRGEHVEDFLADPDTPANWRTRGPANGTMGDLAPHMINGALGLIGPIATLIAEVETVHPRRPGGAVDNDDHAQVMCRFANGAMGQMYFSRVGHGRKMGYAYEVTGTKGAIRFDQEDQNALHLYLASDPEPIRGFRKILTGPAHPDYAAFCQGPGHGTGYQDQIIIEARDFLQAIATGKPVWPTFEDGLAVHEVVAAAQNSAARRAWVDVPQPNHIPEAAQ, encoded by the coding sequence ATGACGGATATCGGCATCGGGATCGTCGGCGGCGGGTACATGGGCAAGGCCCACGCCGTGGCGATGTCGGCCGTTGCCGCCGCCTTCGATACGGCCCTGCGACCGCGGCTGGAAATGATCTGCGCGCGTTCCGCCGCATCGGCCGAAACCTATCGTGCGGCCTACGGCTTCGCGCGGGCATCGGACGACTGGCGGAAGCTAGTGGCCGATGATGCGGTCGAGGCCGTCATCATCGCCTCGCCGCAGGAGACGCACCGCGCCATCGCCGAAGCCGCCCTCGCGCGCGGCAAACCCGTGTTCTGCGAAAAGCCCCTGGGCGCGACGGTCGAGGACAGCCGCGCGATGGCACACGCCGCACGGGGCAAGGTCGCGATGATCGGCTTCAACTACATCCGCACGCCGGCCAGCCAGTTCGCCCGCAAGCTGATCGCGGACGGCACGATCGGCGAGGTCACCTGGTTCCGGGGCGAACATGTCGAGGACTTCCTGGCCGATCCGGACACGCCCGCCAATTGGCGCACGCGCGGCCCTGCCAACGGCACCATGGGCGATCTGGCCCCGCACATGATCAACGGCGCGCTCGGCCTGATCGGGCCGATCGCCACCCTGATCGCCGAGGTCGAGACGGTTCATCCCCGGCGTCCCGGCGGCGCGGTCGACAATGACGACCACGCCCAGGTGATGTGCCGCTTCGCGAACGGGGCAATGGGACAGATGTATTTCAGCCGCGTGGGGCACGGCCGCAAGATGGGCTATGCCTATGAGGTGACGGGCACCAAGGGCGCGATCCGGTTCGACCAGGAGGATCAGAACGCCCTCCACCTCTACCTGGCGTCGGACCCCGAACCGATCCGCGGCTTCCGCAAGATCCTGACAGGTCCGGCACATCCCGACTACGCCGCGTTCTGTCAAGGGCCGGGTCACGGCACCGGCTACCAGGACCAGATCATCATCGAGGCGCGCGACTTCCTGCAGGCCATCGCGACCGGCAAGCCGGTCTGGCCGACGTTCGAGGACGGTCTGGCCGTGCACGAGGTCGTCGCCGCCGCCCAGAATTCGGCTGCGCGCCGGGCATGGGTCGACGTGCCCCAGCCCAACCACATTCCAGAGGCCGCCCAATGA
- a CDS encoding TIM barrel protein translates to MTIRIGNAPCSWGIEFPSDPAYPSWQSVLDQCVAAGFDGIELGPIGYMPEDPAILAPALAERGLELIGGVVFRPFHDPDQWQDVLDASRRTCAALAAHGAPHLVLIDSMSPRRAATAGRAAEAEQMEAAEWRAFRDRIATIARMGHEEYGLTVAIHAHAAGFLDFEPELERLLDEVDDTILKICLDTGHHSYAGYDPVAFMDRHIERISYMHFKDIDPEVKADVVANRTGFYKACGQGIFCNLGQGDVDFPAVRQHLLDAGFSGWCTVEQDCDPSLPGTPLEDARANRAYLASIGFDGATA, encoded by the coding sequence ATGACCATCAGAATCGGCAACGCCCCCTGTTCCTGGGGGATCGAATTCCCCAGCGATCCCGCCTACCCGAGCTGGCAATCGGTCTTGGATCAATGTGTGGCCGCCGGTTTCGACGGGATCGAGCTTGGCCCCATCGGGTACATGCCCGAGGATCCCGCCATTCTCGCCCCGGCGCTGGCCGAACGCGGGCTGGAGTTGATCGGCGGCGTGGTGTTCCGCCCCTTTCACGACCCCGATCAATGGCAGGACGTCCTCGATGCAAGTCGGCGGACCTGCGCGGCCCTGGCAGCGCATGGCGCGCCGCATCTGGTTCTGATCGACAGCATGTCGCCGCGCCGCGCGGCCACCGCCGGACGCGCGGCCGAGGCCGAGCAGATGGAGGCCGCTGAGTGGCGAGCGTTTCGCGACCGCATCGCAACCATTGCCCGCATGGGGCACGAGGAATACGGATTGACGGTCGCCATCCATGCCCATGCGGCGGGCTTCCTAGATTTCGAACCCGAGCTGGAGCGCCTGTTGGACGAGGTCGACGACACCATCCTGAAGATATGTCTGGACACCGGGCACCATTCCTATGCCGGCTATGATCCCGTCGCCTTCATGGACCGCCATATCGAGCGGATCTCCTACATGCATTTCAAGGATATAGACCCCGAAGTTAAAGCGGATGTCGTCGCCAACCGGACGGGGTTCTATAAGGCCTGCGGCCAAGGCATCTTCTGCAACCTGGGTCAGGGCGATGTAGATTTCCCGGCTGTTCGGCAGCATTTGCTGGATGCGGGGTTCAGCGGCTGGTGCACGGTCGAGCAGGACTGCGATCCGTCCCTTCCGGGCACGCCGTTGGAAGACGCGCGCGCGAACCGCGCCTATCTGGCGTCGATCGGTTTCGACGGGGCCACGGCGTGA
- a CDS encoding Gfo/Idh/MocA family oxidoreductase: MNRLRWGMIGGGEGSQIGPAHRLGAGLDGLFTFAAGALDHRADAGIAYGRSLGLGDRAYGSWQEMLAAEAARDDRVDLVTVATPNATHFEITRAFLEAGFHVLCEKPMTMSVEEGEIIVETARRTGRICAVNYGYSGYSLVRHMRAMVARGDLGRVRLVKADFAHGHHADAGDADNPRVRWRYDPAQAGVSAQFADCGIHALHMASFVTGQEVTKLSADIVSCIPSRTLEDDAMVDFRMDGGTVGRLWTSSIALGRQHGLAIEVFGETGGLRWSQEQPNQLYHMPLGGRLQVIERGEADLSPEADRTSRVTVGHAEGMPLAFANIYKDLAEAITATKEGRAIDPAADLYPRAEDGLRSMAAVAAVAESGRNDGAWRDARPPMFR, encoded by the coding sequence GTGAACCGGCTGCGCTGGGGCATGATCGGGGGCGGCGAAGGCAGCCAGATCGGGCCGGCCCACCGCCTGGGTGCCGGGCTCGACGGGCTGTTCACCTTCGCGGCCGGTGCGCTGGATCACCGGGCCGACGCTGGCATCGCATATGGCCGTTCGCTGGGCCTCGGCGACCGGGCCTATGGCAGTTGGCAGGAGATGCTCGCGGCCGAGGCGGCGCGCGACGACCGGGTGGACCTTGTCACGGTCGCCACGCCGAACGCCACGCATTTCGAGATCACCCGCGCCTTCCTCGAGGCCGGCTTCCACGTCCTGTGCGAAAAGCCGATGACGATGTCCGTCGAGGAGGGCGAGATCATCGTCGAGACGGCACGCCGGACGGGACGCATCTGCGCGGTGAACTACGGCTACAGCGGCTATTCTCTGGTGCGTCACATGCGGGCGATGGTGGCGCGCGGCGACCTTGGGCGGGTGCGTCTGGTCAAAGCCGATTTCGCCCACGGACATCACGCGGATGCCGGCGATGCCGACAATCCGCGGGTGCGCTGGCGCTACGATCCGGCGCAGGCCGGCGTGTCGGCGCAGTTCGCCGATTGCGGCATCCACGCGCTGCACATGGCCAGCTTCGTCACCGGTCAAGAGGTCACCAAGCTCAGCGCCGACATCGTGTCCTGCATTCCGTCGCGCACCCTCGAGGATGACGCCATGGTCGACTTCCGCATGGATGGCGGTACGGTGGGCCGCCTCTGGACGTCCTCGATCGCGCTCGGGCGGCAGCACGGGCTGGCGATCGAGGTGTTCGGCGAAACGGGCGGCCTGCGCTGGAGCCAGGAGCAGCCAAACCAACTCTATCACATGCCGCTCGGCGGTCGCCTGCAGGTGATCGAGCGGGGCGAGGCGGATCTGTCGCCCGAGGCGGACCGGACGTCGCGCGTAACTGTCGGACATGCCGAGGGGATGCCGCTGGCCTTCGCCAACATCTACAAGGATCTGGCCGAAGCGATCACCGCGACGAAGGAAGGGCGCGCGATCGACCCCGCGGCCGACCTGTATCCGCGCGCCGAAGATGGGCTGCGGTCGATGGCCGCCGTTGCCGCCGTGGCCGAGTCGGGGCGCAACGACGGCGCGTGGCGCGATGCCCGCCCGCCGATGTTCCGTTAG
- a CDS encoding LacI family DNA-binding transcriptional regulator, producing the protein MPATLKDVAIRAGVSPSAVSRTFTDGASVSGKMRRKVEKAAAELGYQPNFLARSLTTRRTKLIGLISNNFHNPIFLEVFDLFTRGLQDRGLRPLLVNLSDETDPDHSVQMLHRYSVDGVVVASSTLPPAFAKAFRDKGIPVVSTFGRYSSSPDVHVVSIDNVAAGRMAARALIERGYRKVAFLGGPQAATSTQDRLHGFLQALSAAPEVAVDHSFADAYSFQAGRREMQRLASGELAEAYFCGDDVLSIGALSAIRDTGRRVPDDVGLIGFNDMEMSGWENIALTTIRQPIRQIVTSSVELMCAMLEDPDRYPEARLFPCQVVERATLRPRP; encoded by the coding sequence ATGCCGGCAACTCTCAAGGACGTGGCGATCAGGGCGGGGGTCTCGCCATCCGCGGTCTCGCGGACGTTCACCGACGGTGCGTCTGTCTCCGGCAAGATGCGCCGGAAGGTCGAAAAGGCGGCGGCCGAACTCGGATACCAGCCGAACTTCCTCGCCCGGAGCCTGACGACGCGGCGCACCAAGCTGATCGGGTTGATCTCGAACAACTTCCACAATCCGATCTTCCTGGAGGTGTTCGACCTATTCACCCGTGGCCTGCAGGATCGCGGGCTGCGACCCCTGCTGGTCAACCTCAGCGACGAGACGGATCCCGACCATTCCGTCCAGATGCTTCATCGGTATTCCGTCGACGGGGTGGTGGTCGCCTCCTCGACCCTGCCGCCCGCCTTCGCCAAGGCGTTCCGCGACAAGGGCATCCCGGTGGTCAGCACCTTCGGTCGTTATTCAAGCAGCCCCGACGTCCACGTCGTCAGCATCGACAACGTCGCCGCCGGTCGGATGGCTGCGCGCGCTTTGATCGAACGGGGCTATCGCAAGGTCGCGTTCCTGGGCGGGCCGCAGGCGGCGACGTCGACGCAGGACCGCCTGCACGGCTTCCTGCAGGCGTTGTCGGCGGCGCCGGAGGTCGCCGTCGACCACTCCTTCGCCGATGCCTATTCGTTTCAGGCCGGGCGGCGCGAGATGCAACGCCTTGCCTCCGGCGAACTGGCCGAGGCCTATTTTTGCGGCGACGACGTCCTGTCCATCGGTGCGCTCAGTGCGATCCGGGACACCGGTCGGCGTGTGCCGGACGATGTCGGCCTCATCGGGTTCAACGACATGGAAATGTCGGGCTGGGAGAACATCGCACTGACCACGATCCGCCAGCCGATCCGGCAGATCGTGACTTCCTCGGTCGAGCTGATGTGTGCGATGCTGGAGGACCCGGACCGGTACCCCGAGGCCCGGCTTTTCCCGTGCCAGGTGGTCGAGCGCGCGACGCTGCGCCCGCGGCCCTAA
- a CDS encoding sugar ABC transporter substrate-binding protein — protein MKSIIKTMALTAAVAAAPVIAAADGHGDDLNYILVSHAPDSDSWWNTIKNGIALAGEQLDVTVEYRNPPTGDLADMARIIEQAAASDPDGIITTLADYDVLSGPIRAAVDQGIDVIIMNSGTPEQVRELGALMFVGQPEYDAGLAAGQRAAADGVESFVCVNHVISNTVVAERCRGFADGLGVELGDSMIDSGQDPAEIKNRVTAYLTANPETDAILTLGPTSADPTIQAVKEMGLDGEIYFGTFDLGTEIVNAIKDGTINWGIDQQPFLQAYLPVVVLANYDRYGVLPGNNINSGPGFVTADGLEKVEEFAGEFR, from the coding sequence ATGAAATCGATCATCAAGACGATGGCGCTGACGGCCGCGGTCGCCGCCGCGCCCGTGATAGCGGCCGCGGATGGCCATGGCGACGACCTGAACTACATCCTGGTCAGCCATGCGCCCGATAGCGACAGCTGGTGGAACACCATCAAGAACGGCATCGCGCTTGCAGGCGAGCAGCTCGACGTGACCGTCGAGTACCGCAATCCGCCCACCGGCGATCTGGCCGACATGGCGCGGATCATCGAACAGGCCGCCGCCTCGGACCCCGACGGCATCATTACCACGCTGGCCGACTATGACGTGCTTTCCGGTCCGATCCGCGCGGCCGTCGACCAGGGCATCGATGTCATCATCATGAACTCCGGCACGCCCGAGCAGGTGCGCGAACTGGGCGCCCTCATGTTCGTGGGCCAGCCCGAATACGATGCCGGCCTCGCCGCAGGTCAGCGCGCCGCCGCCGACGGTGTCGAAAGCTTCGTCTGCGTCAACCACGTCATCTCCAACACGGTCGTCGCCGAACGGTGCCGCGGCTTCGCCGACGGGCTGGGCGTCGAACTCGGCGACAGCATGATCGATTCGGGTCAGGACCCGGCCGAGATCAAGAACCGGGTGACCGCCTACCTGACCGCCAACCCCGAGACCGACGCCATCCTGACGCTCGGTCCGACCTCGGCCGACCCGACCATCCAGGCCGTCAAGGAGATGGGGCTGGATGGCGAGATCTATTTCGGCACGTTCGACCTGGGCACCGAGATCGTGAACGCCATCAAGGACGGCACGATCAACTGGGGCATCGACCAGCAGCCCTTCCTGCAGGCCTATCTGCCGGTCGTCGTCCTGGCCAATTACGACCGCTACGGCGTCCTGCCCGGCAACAACATCAACTCCGGCCCCGGCTTCGTGACCGCCGACGGTCTGGAGAAGGTCGAGGAGTTCGCGGGCGAGTTCCGCTGA
- a CDS encoding ABC transporter permease has translation MADTPQVALDERVKEISPLRRALIRPELGGIIGAVAVFTFFALLAHDSGMFNAQGVMNWSTVSAQFMIIAVGACLLMIAGEFDLSVGSMIGFAGMMVAIFGVTLGWPMWLAILVTFAICIAFGALNGYIVVRTGLPSFIVTLATLFILRGFTIFIPQTIERKTIIGGIREAAEGDWLAPIFGGKIGGSLFQWLGDAGVIGTFSRGNRAGQPVVDGIPMLIVWAIVLVIFGHILLTRTRFGNWIFAAGGDAQAARYAGVPVNAVKIRMFMFTAFCATVFAVCQVMEFGSAGADRGLLKEFEAIIAVVIGGALLTGGYGSVIGAALGALIFGVVQQGLFFANVESSLFRVFLGVILLLAVILNTYIRRLITGER, from the coding sequence ATGGCCGACACGCCGCAAGTCGCGCTCGACGAGCGCGTAAAGGAAATCTCGCCCCTGCGGCGTGCCCTGATCCGACCCGAGCTGGGCGGCATCATCGGGGCCGTCGCCGTCTTCACCTTCTTCGCCCTGCTGGCGCATGACAGCGGCATGTTCAACGCGCAGGGTGTGATGAACTGGTCCACCGTCTCGGCGCAGTTCATGATCATCGCCGTGGGCGCATGCCTTCTGATGATCGCGGGCGAATTCGACCTGTCGGTCGGATCCATGATCGGTTTCGCCGGCATGATGGTGGCGATCTTCGGCGTCACGCTCGGATGGCCGATGTGGCTGGCCATCCTCGTGACCTTCGCCATCTGCATCGCGTTCGGCGCGCTCAACGGCTACATCGTCGTGCGGACCGGCCTGCCCAGTTTCATCGTGACGCTGGCGACGCTGTTCATCCTGCGCGGCTTCACCATCTTCATTCCGCAGACCATCGAGCGGAAGACGATCATCGGCGGCATCCGCGAGGCGGCCGAGGGCGACTGGCTGGCCCCGATTTTCGGCGGCAAGATCGGCGGAAGCCTGTTCCAGTGGCTGGGCGACGCCGGCGTCATCGGCACGTTCAGCCGCGGCAACCGCGCCGGACAGCCCGTCGTGGACGGCATCCCGATGCTGATCGTCTGGGCGATCGTGCTGGTGATCTTCGGACATATCCTGCTGACGCGGACGCGGTTCGGCAACTGGATCTTCGCGGCCGGCGGCGACGCGCAGGCGGCGCGCTATGCCGGCGTTCCGGTCAACGCCGTCAAGATCCGCATGTTCATGTTCACCGCCTTCTGCGCCACGGTCTTCGCCGTCTGCCAGGTGATGGAGTTCGGGTCGGCGGGCGCCGACCGCGGTCTGCTGAAGGAGTTCGAGGCGATCATCGCCGTCGTCATCGGCGGCGCGCTGCTGACGGGGGGCTACGGCTCGGTCATCGGGGCAGCGCTGGGCGCGCTGATTTTCGGCGTGGTGCAGCAGGGGCTGTTCTTCGCCAACGTCGAATCCTCGCTCTTCCGGGTGTTCCTTGGGGTGATCCTGCTGCTGGCCGTGATCCTGAACACATATATCCGCCGCCTCATCACCGGAGAACGCTGA
- a CDS encoding ATP-binding cassette domain-containing protein: MDPIIRMKDIQKHFGSVIALAGVTIDFYPGECHCLLGDNGAGKSTFIKTMSGVHQPTSGEILFEGRPMQFDDPRDSIAAGIATVYQDLAMIPLMSVSRNFFMGNEPIRRIAGLPLFDHDHANDVTMTEMRKMGINLRGPDQAVGTLSGGERQTVAISRAVYFGAKVLILDEPTSALGVRQTANVLATVDKVRKQGIAVVFITHNVRHAMAIGDRFTVLNRGKTYGTANKGEISPEELQDMMAGGQELAALEGSLGGTV; encoded by the coding sequence ATGGATCCGATCATCCGCATGAAGGACATCCAGAAGCATTTCGGCTCGGTCATTGCGCTGGCCGGCGTCACGATCGACTTCTACCCGGGCGAATGCCATTGCCTTCTGGGGGACAACGGCGCGGGCAAGTCGACCTTCATCAAGACGATGTCGGGCGTGCATCAGCCCACCTCGGGCGAGATCCTGTTCGAGGGGCGGCCGATGCAATTCGACGACCCCCGCGACAGCATCGCCGCCGGGATCGCGACCGTTTATCAGGACCTGGCGATGATCCCGCTGATGTCCGTCAGCCGGAACTTCTTCATGGGCAACGAGCCCATACGCCGGATCGCGGGCCTGCCCCTGTTCGACCACGACCATGCCAACGACGTGACCATGACCGAGATGCGCAAGATGGGCATCAACCTGCGCGGCCCCGACCAGGCCGTGGGTACGCTGTCGGGCGGCGAGCGGCAGACGGTCGCCATCTCGCGCGCGGTCTATTTCGGGGCGAAGGTCCTGATCCTGGACGAGCCGACCTCGGCCTTGGGCGTGCGCCAGACGGCCAACGTGCTGGCCACGGTCGACAAGGTCCGCAAGCAGGGCATCGCGGTCGTGTTCATCACCCACAACGTCCGGCATGCGATGGCAATCGGCGACCGCTTCACCGTTCTGAACCGCGGCAAGACCTACGGCACGGCGAACAAGGGCGAGATTTCGCCCGAGGAATTGCAGGACATGATGGCCGGGGGCCAGGAACTGGCCGCGCTGGAGGGATCGCTGGGCGGCACCGTCTAG